ATATTTTTAATAACTGGACAATTGCAAACTTTTTAGACGATACTGATTTCGACAACGGTAAATACGGATATGAAATTTTTAACTTACCTAACTTCAGTTATAATACATACTCAAATTTACCGACAGATACAAGTAGAAACATTTATGATTGTTCTGCAATATATCATAACTTACCTCTTGATTTTGAAGAAATTGAAATTAAAGTATCTACAGATGATACCGGTAATTCGATACTGCATCTTTTAGCATATGAAGACGGAACAATTAAAGAAATATTTACTGATGACGGAGACTTGATAATGAATTTTACACAACCCGACTTATATTCATTATCTGATTTAATTTTAGTTACAGCAAATCAAAGAACAAGCAACGACAGTACTGATTTTTCAATAAATATTTTCGATCCTACTGTGGATATAAATGAATTAGAAGATAATTCAATTAATATTTGCCCGAATCCCGTAAATGACTTTGTAACAATTTCAATAAAACTTGAAAATCCAATTAAGTTTTTTGTTGAAATAACTGACTTAAACGGAAAAATTATTAAGCGTATTTATACAGACAGACAAATTATAAGCATTAATACTTCAACATACAGCAATGGATTATATTTCGTTAAAATAAAAACAAATAAAAAAACAATTGTACGAAAATTTATAGTTGAAAGATGATTCAAATTGAAAACACATTAATTTCCGATGACATTATTGAAAAGAAGTTTGCTTGCAACCTTAAGGTATGTAAAGGGATTTGTTGTGTGAAAGGAGACTCCGGGGCACCTCTTGAAGACGATGAAATAATATTATTAGATAAAGAATATCATAAAATAGAACCGTTTTTAAGAGATGAAGGAAGAAAAGCCATAGCAGAAAACGGTATATATTATATTGACTCGGAACATGATACCGTAACCATGCTTATTAACGATAAAGAATGTGCATTTACTCTTTTTGATGAAAAAGGTATTGCATCTTGCGCGATTGAAAATGCATATTTTAAAGGAAAAACTATATTCAGAAAACCTATGTCTTGTTGGCTTTATCCTGCAAGAACAAAAAAAATAAGCGATTTATATGCAGTGAATTATGATGTTTGGGATATCTGTAGATCTGCCGAATTATTCGGAGAAGAAAACAATATTCCTGTATATAAATTCCTTAAAGAACCCTTAATAAAAAAGTTCGGTGAAGAATGGTATAAGCAGTTAGAATTTTATGCAAATAATAAATCAGCCGAAAGAATTACTCTTTCTTAACTAAAAACAGACTTGTTTTATTAAAGTTTGCGGCTGCATTTATTACTCTTTTATAATCTTCAAAATATTTTTTGTCATATCTTATTCCTTTATACCATTCATTTATTATTATTTCAACAGAATTATTATTAATCAGCTTATAATCAGAGACAAAACCAAATACTGTATCACCTGCTAAAACAAATTGTTCATTGATCTTTAAGCTTTCTAAATTATTTATTTTGTAATCTTTCGGAAAGTTTAATATAAGAGTTCTGTCTAAAAAATGTGCGTAATTGAATTCAAAATCCAATTCTCTTTCTTTTTCATTATAAAGTTCAAGCTGTCTTCCAATAAGCATGCCTACTTTAAAAATAAATTTTTTACCGGCAACTTCTATTAACTTATCGGTTTCGATTTTTCCTGTTACTATCAACGGTTTTACTCCAAAATTAACTCCTCCCTTATTTATCACCTTATATTCTAAAATTTCATCATCAAGTCCGGAGATATTAACAAATTCTTTTGACATCTCTTCTTCTTTATCTTCATCTTTTACAAAGTCATAAGCAGTTTGTGTATAATATGCATAATATCCGGTAAACTCTTGTTCAATTTCTAATAGTGTTTTATAAAAATCATCGTCAACAGTTACGTTAATAGTTGTTTTATGTCCTGATTTTTGATAATCATTAGCCGGAATAAATTTAACTTTTGAAACTCCGGTATAAAAATCGCCTACAGAAACTTCTTTTATAAACAAACCATAATTATAAATATATCTGTAAGGAATAAATCCTAATCTTGATTCTGTATTCTCTACAGACAACAGCATATCTAATTCCGGAAAATAAATAAAATAATCTTCTAAATATAAATAGGTATCAAAATCCTTGTCGAAACTCAAATCATATCTGTCATTTGTTAAAACAAACTCATGCTTGATTCCGGCTGCTTTATACAAATTTGTAAACAATTTTATCGCACCAAACTTATTAAAAGCCTTGTTTAAGTATATACTGTTCAACAAGGATAATTCTTTATTTAAGTAATCATAAAAAACAAAATTTTTCTTAATATAATTCTCAATTGACCTGACAGTCTTTTCAGTATCATTTTCAAAAATTGGTATTTCTTTCAATAACTTATTAATGATTTTAGTTTCTTTTTTATCAAGGGTATATATTCTGTTATATAATGAGTTTGAAATCGGCCCGTATGATATTATAT
This Bacteroidales bacterium DNA region includes the following protein-coding sequences:
- a CDS encoding DUF3109 family protein, with protein sequence MIQIENTLISDDIIEKKFACNLKVCKGICCVKGDSGAPLEDDEIILLDKEYHKIEPFLRDEGRKAIAENGIYYIDSEHDTVTMLINDKECAFTLFDEKGIASCAIENAYFKGKTIFRKPMSCWLYPARTKKISDLYAVNYDVWDICRSAELFGEENNIPVYKFLKEPLIKKFGEEWYKQLEFYANNKSAERITLS
- a CDS encoding DUF3857 domain-containing protein, with product MKKIISLIFFLAFLLTFFIKTYSQDIEALKYDWEDEIKITDVKADTSIQSVILITKRIQQFVYENNSLVEYVTFHKKIKVLNKSSISKYNKIYIPQNNILKLILIKARVINSDGTVTKLKEDDIKEGVFDDSDVKYKYFALEGIEIGSEVEYLYKIKKEPAYNGYSVIVQDNNIKYNYEFDVIAPSNLIYKFKSYNGLKEFTEDTTVNEDINKWSLKCDTVDAVTEEIFSNYDNDVMRFMYKLDRNLYGKSDIISYGPISNSLYNRIYTLDKKETKIINKLLKEIPIFENDTEKTVRSIENYIKKNFVFYDYLNKELSLLNSIYLNKAFNKFGAIKLFTNLYKAAGIKHEFVLTNDRYDLSFDKDFDTYLYLEDYFIYFPELDMLLSVENTESRLGFIPYRYIYNYGLFIKEVSVGDFYTGVSKVKFIPANDYQKSGHKTTINVTVDDDFYKTLLEIEQEFTGYYAYYTQTAYDFVKDEDKEEEMSKEFVNISGLDDEILEYKVINKGGVNFGVKPLIVTGKIETDKLIEVAGKKFIFKVGMLIGRQLELYNEKERELDFEFNYAHFLDRTLILNFPKDYKINNLESLKINEQFVLAGDTVFGFVSDYKLINNNSVEIIINEWYKGIRYDKKYFEDYKRVINAAANFNKTSLFLVKKE